In Bacillota bacterium, the sequence GTGACCACGATTCCATTCTCGGGTTCAAAGCCGTAGGCGTAACTGCCTTCCCCGTAACCGAACCGGAACAAACCAAGGCGGTACTCAAATCCTTGGTCGGGGACGAAACGTATCAAGTGGTGTTTATCACCGAACAGGCGGCGGCAGCAGCCAAAGAAACAGTGGATGACTTGCGAAAACGAATGACTCCCATCCTGGTGCCGATCCCAAGCAGCCAAGGCAGTTTGGGACTGGGGATGGAGCAAATCAGGCGCAATGTGGAAAAAGCTGTCGGCGCGGATATCTTATTTGGGAAAGAGGGTAGGTAAGTTTGGGCGTTGGCAGGATAATTAAGGTCTCCGGCCCGTTGGTGGTAGCTGAAGGCATGCAGGAATCCAAGATGTACGACGTGGTGCGCGTCTCCGATGAGCGCCTCATCGGGGAAATTATCGAACTGCATGGTGACAAAGCTTCCATCCAGGTGTACGAGGAAACCGGCGGCATCGGCCCGGGAGAGCCGGTCTACCTTACCGGAGCACCCCTTTCAGTAGAGCTTGGACCGGGCCTTATCGAGTCCATTTACGACGGCATTCAACGGCCGCTGGACGTAATTGAAGCCCAGGTGGGCAACTACATTACCCGCGGCGTGGAAGCAAATGCTTTGGATCGGGAGAAGAAATGGGATTTTGTGCCCAAGGTTAAAGTCGGCGATCAAGTTACTACCGGCGATATTCTGGGCACAGTGCAAGAGACCACGCCGGTGGAGCACCGGGTTATGGTGCCGGTGGGCGTGGAGGGCGAAGTGGTGGAGATCTATGCCGGCCCGGCTACAGTTGTCGACGTCATTGCCAAGATCAAAACCCAAGGCGGCCTCCAAGAAGTGATCATGATGCAAAAATGGCCGGTGCGTCATGGGCGCCCGTACGTGGCCAAGCTACCGCCGGAAGAGATTATGACCACGGGACAGC encodes:
- a CDS encoding V-type ATP synthase subunit F codes for the protein MSMPKIAVIGDHDSILGFKAVGVTAFPVTEPEQTKAVLKSLVGDETYQVVFITEQAAAAAKETVDDLRKRMTPILVPIPSSQGSLGLGMEQIRRNVEKAVGADILFGKEGR